A region from the Salvelinus sp. IW2-2015 linkage group LG19, ASM291031v2, whole genome shotgun sequence genome encodes:
- the LOC111979398 gene encoding gamma-interferon-inducible lysosomal thiol reductase: protein MKGIILFTLLTTWSNVDCKSCSYSPSQWCTSLDSAIECGVLKQCLETNATKANTLEQSVQVELYYESLCPACRYFLTSQLLPTWAMLQDAMSVTLVPYGNAGESFDGKKYQFTCQHGEGECLGNMIETCILNVTGSNAFQIIYCMEASTDVVKSGEKCVELYDPNTKWESIMTCVKGDQGNQLMHQNAVKTGALKPTHNYVPWIVINGEHTEELQDKAMSSLFTLICSMYKGSKPEACSTALMKRHRSYSYHDE, encoded by the exons ATGAAGGGTATTATTCTGTTTACACTTTTGACCACCTGGTCAAATGTAGATTGCAAGTCTTGCTCATATTCTCCATCGCAGTGGTGTACCTCTTTGGACTCAGCCATCGAATGTGGG GTTCTGAAGCAGTGCCTGGAAACCAATGCCACCAAGGCCAACACGCTGGAGCAGTCAGTTCAGGTGGAGCTGTATTATGAGTCTCTGTGCCCAGCATGCCGCTACTTCCTCACCTCACAGCTCTTACCCACATGGGCCATGCTGCAGGACGCCATGAGTGTCACGCTGGTGCCCTATGGAAATGCAGGA GAATCTTTTGATGGGAAGAAGTATCAGTTCACCTGCCAGCACGGTGAAGGAGAGTGTCTTGGCAACATGATCGAG acctGCATACTGAATGTTACAGGAAGTAACGCGTTCCAGATAATCTACTGCATGGAGGCCTCCACTGATGTGGTTAAATCAGGCGAGAAG TGTGTGGAGCTCTATGACCCAAACACCAAGTGGGAGAGCATCATGACCTGTGTGAAGGGAGACCAGGGGAATCAGCTAATGCATCAGAACGCAGTGAAGACTGGTGCCCTGAAGCCAACCCACAACTATGTGCCTTGGATTGTCATCAATGGG GAGCACACAGAAGAACTTCAGGACAAAGCAATGTCTTCACTCTTCACTCTGATCTGCAGCATGTACAAG GGGTCCAAGCCTGAAGCCTGTAGTACGGCTCTGATGAAACGACACAGAAGTTACAGTTACCATGACGAGTAA